In Plantibacter sp. PA-3-X8, one DNA window encodes the following:
- a CDS encoding choice-of-anchor G family protein codes for MGEQQRSILGRGRAWKVAAMAVVGTVIAMGSTTAATAAPSDVSDGFGRFLGGQAAGINLDALAAVAGARAENPSGVHPVAANPLSAEVLNTLGVDLGSSLQLFGANGVIELGAVAQYGSAADNGDAIAGSGAVTDQGGVSIGGPDAPPADAELDLTGLLGRVGTPTGGILSDLSLSLGALASTISQTGGTTAVPDYQIAGATLNFQSPLVQNVGTQVTGLLPPLQTTLNGLTSALNTALNANLIGVLRVSATGTVTPPNLSTVVNTILTTQASQSAATGVSVNLLTGAVTVDLATLLANDPTLPDLNDLPPNTSLLSGPIGAAIAAAITSAVTAQVTAVSAGLQAAVDGTRIQVTGNVTTNVVVTQVPVISLSLDSTLGAVQNGTAAFTSAGLLPNVLNPILATLGLTLDGVVNLVLGLVKNVVATAFTSLNTLGTGLNSITGGLAANVVGPILNIVRLVADVTANVQPATGDLGAGSSTVRAVQISLVPAISLATVNLASSSVRGTLVVYDTAITATPATVNPGQATVIDGTGFAANEQVTITAPGLDPVTTTSDAAGVISQSVAIPAGFTPATLTFTATGATSATPATTDLVVAPFATAIIADPATIAPGGSTTITGTGFLPGESVSITVPGLTDPIVTTATGTGTISTSLTLPADFPLGPVTVTATGASSASPATATVTVEATQYVTAITADPASVVAGGTTTITGTGFASGETVAVSIPGVDPVTTTATGTGTISVELDVPADYAAGPVVVTALGETSDTPATTNLTVVYETSIVAVPATVAGGTTTIINGAGFAPGEDVVVTFPGLEPITVTATALGAIGAPVAVPQNFAVGDVTVTALGAVSATEATTVVTVTATVYDTAITLDPTSLIPGNTTTVTGTGFLPGETVTVDYPGGTPVTVDADGDGGFTVDLPVPDGTPAGTLIVTATGETSATPATADLEVLPYDTAITADPASLLPGNSTTITGTGFAANESVSVSYPDGTPVVVTADGDGGFTAVLPIPSGTPAGQLTVTATGAVSVTPAETVITVEAYDTAIALDPQTVAPGGSTVVTGSGFVPQETVTITIPGLATPVTTTANGDGEITVSVTLPADFPLGDVTVTATGAVSATPATATLTVEATTFVTAITVDPTTVVAGESTLVTGTGFEPDETVTVSIPGAPAVTTQASATGTISVSLPVPADYAEGTVVVTALGEVSETPATTNLAVDVVYTPTITADPATVPGGTSTEISGSGFAPSESVTVTFPGLEPITVTSNAAGEITTTIDVPQDFAVGPVTVTALGVVSATEATTTVTVEVTVYDTAITADPDTLLPGGSTTVTGTGFLPGESVSVSIPGGTPVLVEAGPDGDITAILPILPGTPAGPVVVTAVGAVSNTPATATITVEAFETTLTATPSTLNPGDSTILSGTGYVANESVTISAPGFDDVVTTANGLGEISQVVAFPADFVPATVTFTATGALSLTPAQTSVLVEAVVYDTAITVDPTTANPGGTTTVTGTGFAPNETVTITIPGGDPVTVTTNGDGDFTQPVTIPVGTPAGPLTITATGDTSNTPADADVTVVPYETAITADPDTLLPGTSTTITGTGFAPNESVSVSIPGGTPVVVTANGDGGFTAALPIPSGTTAGELIVTATGALSATDATTTVTVLAYETAIALDPATIAPGGSTTVTGAGFAPNESVSVTVPGIVDPFPTTANADGEISVSVTLPADFPIGDVTVTATGTVSATPAAATLTVEATTYVTAITADPTTVVAGASTLVTGTGFAPTESVTVSIPGADPVTTTATATGTISVSLPVPADYAEGTVVVTALGATSDTPATTNLTVDVVYTPTITADPATVPGGTSTEISGSGFAPTESVTVTFPGLAPVTVTSNADGEITTTFAVPQGFATGPVTVTALGVVSATEATTTVTVEATVYDTAITLTPDTVNPGQTTTVTGTGFQPNESVSVSIPGGDPVVVTADGDGGFTATLPVPPGTPAGPVTVTAVGETSATPAEAELTVEAYETAITADPSTVAAGGATLVTGTGFAPNESVTVTVPGGAAVPATTNGAGEFSVGITVPANAPVGPLVVTAEGAVSQTPATATVTVTAIVFSPVITASPDALIAGNTTVITGSGFAANETVTVSIPGAPVVTQVTNVGGGFTVTLPVPDGYALGDVTVTALGAASDEPATTIIEILAYDTAITVDPSSVLPGETVTVDGTGFAGGETVTVSIPGAPSVTVVTNPDGSFTVDLPIPDDYTPGPVTVTAEGDVSETPAEADVTIEDGAVDVDTDAAAVDVDAAADVDADVDVDAAADVDADVDAAADTDAAADVDAAADTDAATDVDAAADVDAAADVDAAADVDAAADVDAAADVDAAADTDAAADVDAAADTDAAADVDAAADTDAAADTDAAADVDAAADVDAAADTDAAADVDAAADVDAAADADADTDAAADVDAAADVDAAADVDAAADTDAAADTDAAADVDAAADTDAAADTDAAADTDAAADVDAAADVDAAADVDAAADTDAAADTDAAADVDAAADVDAAADTDAAADTDAAADVDAAADVDAVADVDAAADVDAAADTDAAADTAADADGTDVDLNADIDADTAADADTAADADTAADADTAADADGDTDAGDERQATVKYSTIVRDTGVIQEVYATGFEPGETISATVFSTPFALTPVIADASGNATFTFPIDSSLELGAHRVELSGSVTGDLPLDREATAFTVTAVAATAPGSRPGLPSTGFDGLWLGGLGAMMLLLGGAFVATRRARME; via the coding sequence GTGGGGGAACAGCAGCGAAGCATCCTCGGCCGAGGCCGTGCGTGGAAGGTCGCGGCCATGGCCGTGGTCGGCACGGTCATCGCCATGGGATCGACGACGGCGGCCACAGCGGCCCCGTCCGACGTGTCCGACGGCTTCGGCCGCTTCCTCGGTGGACAGGCGGCCGGGATCAACCTCGACGCCCTCGCCGCAGTCGCCGGCGCCCGTGCCGAGAACCCGAGCGGGGTGCACCCGGTCGCCGCGAACCCGCTGTCGGCCGAGGTGCTCAACACCCTCGGCGTCGACCTCGGTAGCTCGCTCCAACTGTTCGGTGCAAATGGCGTCATCGAGCTCGGTGCCGTCGCTCAGTACGGGTCCGCCGCCGACAACGGCGACGCGATCGCCGGCTCAGGCGCGGTCACCGACCAGGGTGGCGTCTCGATCGGTGGACCCGATGCTCCGCCGGCGGACGCCGAACTCGACCTGACCGGTCTGCTCGGCCGGGTCGGGACGCCCACCGGCGGGATTCTCAGCGACCTCTCGCTCAGCCTCGGCGCCCTCGCCTCCACGATCTCGCAGACGGGCGGCACCACGGCCGTTCCCGACTACCAGATCGCCGGTGCGACGCTCAACTTCCAGAGCCCCCTCGTGCAGAACGTCGGCACGCAGGTGACGGGCCTCCTCCCGCCGCTGCAGACCACGCTCAACGGGCTCACCTCGGCGCTCAACACCGCGCTGAACGCGAACCTCATCGGCGTCCTCCGCGTGAGCGCGACGGGGACGGTCACCCCGCCGAACCTGTCGACCGTGGTCAACACGATCCTCACCACCCAGGCGTCGCAGTCGGCGGCGACCGGCGTCTCCGTCAACCTGCTCACCGGCGCGGTGACCGTCGACCTCGCGACCCTGCTCGCGAACGACCCGACGCTGCCCGACCTCAACGACCTGCCGCCGAACACCTCGCTGCTGTCCGGCCCGATCGGTGCCGCCATCGCGGCCGCGATCACGTCTGCCGTCACCGCGCAGGTCACGGCCGTGTCCGCCGGTCTCCAGGCTGCCGTCGACGGCACGCGCATTCAGGTCACCGGTAACGTCACGACGAACGTCGTCGTCACGCAGGTCCCGGTCATCTCCCTGTCGCTCGACTCGACCCTCGGGGCGGTCCAGAACGGTACCGCCGCCTTCACCTCGGCGGGGCTCCTCCCGAACGTGCTGAACCCGATCCTCGCGACCCTCGGCTTGACGCTGGACGGCGTGGTCAACCTCGTCCTCGGACTCGTCAAGAACGTCGTCGCCACCGCGTTCACCAGCCTGAACACGCTCGGCACCGGCCTCAACAGCATCACCGGAGGCCTCGCCGCGAACGTCGTCGGACCGATCCTCAACATCGTCCGCCTCGTCGCCGATGTGACCGCCAACGTGCAACCGGCCACCGGCGACCTCGGGGCGGGATCATCGACGGTCCGCGCCGTGCAGATCTCCCTCGTCCCGGCGATCTCGCTCGCGACGGTCAACCTCGCGTCGTCGTCTGTGCGCGGCACGCTCGTCGTGTACGACACGGCGATCACCGCCACGCCCGCGACCGTCAACCCCGGCCAGGCCACCGTGATCGACGGCACCGGCTTCGCGGCGAACGAGCAGGTCACCATCACCGCGCCCGGACTCGACCCGGTCACCACGACGTCGGATGCCGCCGGTGTGATCAGCCAGAGCGTCGCGATCCCCGCCGGTTTCACCCCGGCGACCCTGACGTTCACCGCCACCGGTGCGACCTCCGCCACCCCGGCCACCACCGACCTCGTCGTCGCCCCGTTCGCGACCGCCATCATCGCCGACCCGGCGACGATCGCTCCGGGCGGCAGCACCACGATCACCGGCACCGGGTTCCTGCCCGGCGAGTCGGTGTCGATCACCGTCCCCGGCCTCACCGACCCGATCGTCACCACTGCGACGGGTACCGGCACGATCTCCACGAGCCTCACGCTCCCGGCGGACTTCCCGCTCGGCCCCGTGACGGTCACGGCGACCGGTGCCTCATCGGCCAGCCCCGCGACCGCGACGGTCACCGTCGAGGCGACGCAGTACGTCACCGCCATCACCGCCGACCCGGCCAGTGTCGTCGCCGGTGGGACCACGACGATCACCGGCACCGGCTTCGCCTCGGGCGAGACCGTCGCCGTCTCGATCCCCGGCGTCGACCCGGTCACCACGACGGCCACCGGAACCGGCACGATCTCGGTCGAGCTCGACGTCCCGGCGGACTACGCCGCAGGCCCGGTCGTCGTGACCGCGCTCGGCGAGACGTCCGACACCCCGGCCACGACCAACCTCACCGTGGTCTACGAGACGTCGATCGTCGCCGTCCCGGCCACGGTCGCGGGTGGCACGACCACGATCATCAACGGCGCCGGCTTCGCGCCCGGCGAGGACGTCGTCGTGACGTTCCCCGGCCTCGAGCCGATCACCGTCACCGCCACGGCACTCGGCGCGATCGGCGCCCCCGTCGCGGTCCCGCAGAACTTCGCGGTCGGCGACGTCACGGTCACCGCCCTCGGCGCCGTGTCCGCGACCGAAGCGACCACCGTCGTCACCGTCACCGCGACGGTCTACGACACCGCCATCACGCTCGACCCGACGTCGCTCATCCCTGGGAACACCACGACCGTGACCGGCACCGGCTTCCTGCCCGGTGAGACGGTCACCGTCGACTACCCGGGCGGCACCCCGGTGACCGTCGATGCGGACGGCGACGGCGGCTTCACCGTCGACCTGCCCGTCCCCGACGGCACGCCGGCCGGCACGCTCATCGTCACCGCGACCGGCGAAACCTCCGCAACCCCGGCGACCGCCGACCTCGAGGTGTTGCCGTACGACACGGCCATCACCGCCGACCCGGCCTCCCTCCTCCCCGGCAACTCGACCACCATCACCGGCACCGGCTTCGCCGCGAACGAGTCGGTCTCCGTCTCCTACCCGGACGGCACGCCCGTCGTCGTGACGGCTGACGGCGACGGCGGCTTCACGGCCGTCCTGCCGATCCCCTCCGGCACGCCCGCTGGCCAGCTCACGGTCACCGCCACCGGCGCGGTCTCCGTCACCCCGGCCGAGACGGTCATCACCGTCGAGGCGTACGACACCGCGATCGCGCTCGACCCACAGACGGTCGCACCTGGCGGCAGCACGGTCGTCACCGGTTCGGGCTTCGTCCCTCAGGAGACCGTCACGATCACCATCCCCGGCCTCGCCACGCCCGTGACGACCACGGCGAACGGCGATGGTGAGATCACGGTCAGTGTCACGCTCCCTGCGGACTTCCCGCTCGGCGACGTCACGGTCACCGCCACCGGCGCCGTCTCGGCCACCCCAGCCACGGCGACGCTCACCGTCGAGGCAACGACCTTCGTCACGGCCATCACGGTCGACCCGACGACCGTCGTCGCGGGGGAGAGCACGCTCGTCACCGGTACCGGCTTCGAGCCCGACGAGACCGTCACGGTCTCCATCCCCGGTGCGCCCGCGGTCACCACGCAGGCGTCGGCGACCGGAACCATCTCCGTGTCGCTCCCGGTTCCGGCGGACTACGCGGAGGGCACGGTCGTCGTGACCGCCCTCGGTGAGGTCTCCGAGACCCCGGCCACCACGAACCTCGCGGTCGACGTCGTCTACACCCCGACGATCACCGCCGACCCGGCCACGGTCCCTGGCGGCACCAGCACCGAGATCTCAGGCTCCGGCTTCGCGCCGAGCGAGAGCGTCACAGTCACCTTCCCGGGCCTCGAGCCGATCACCGTCACGTCGAACGCAGCGGGCGAGATCACGACCACCATCGACGTCCCGCAGGACTTCGCGGTCGGTCCGGTCACGGTCACGGCCCTCGGCGTCGTCTCCGCGACCGAGGCGACGACCACGGTCACGGTCGAGGTGACGGTCTACGACACGGCGATCACCGCGGATCCCGACACGCTCCTCCCCGGCGGCAGCACCACCGTCACCGGAACGGGCTTCCTGCCCGGCGAGTCCGTCTCCGTCTCCATCCCCGGCGGCACGCCCGTCTTGGTGGAGGCCGGCCCGGACGGTGACATCACCGCCATCCTGCCGATCCTGCCCGGCACCCCCGCCGGCCCCGTCGTCGTGACGGCCGTCGGAGCCGTGTCGAACACACCCGCCACTGCGACGATCACCGTCGAGGCGTTCGAGACGACGCTCACGGCCACGCCGTCCACGCTGAACCCCGGCGACTCGACGATCCTGTCCGGCACCGGCTACGTCGCGAACGAGTCGGTGACCATCTCTGCTCCCGGCTTCGACGACGTCGTGACCACGGCGAACGGTCTCGGCGAGATCAGCCAGGTGGTCGCCTTCCCCGCGGACTTCGTCCCCGCGACCGTGACGTTCACGGCCACGGGCGCCCTGTCGCTCACGCCGGCGCAGACCTCGGTCCTCGTCGAAGCGGTCGTGTACGACACGGCGATCACGGTGGACCCGACGACGGCCAACCCGGGTGGAACCACCACCGTGACGGGCACCGGCTTCGCGCCGAACGAGACCGTCACCATCACGATCCCGGGCGGCGACCCCGTCACGGTGACGACGAACGGCGACGGCGACTTCACGCAGCCCGTGACGATCCCGGTGGGAACACCCGCGGGTCCGCTGACGATCACCGCGACCGGTGACACGTCGAACACGCCCGCCGACGCCGACGTGACCGTGGTGCCCTACGAGACCGCGATCACCGCCGACCCCGACACGCTGCTCCCCGGCACCTCGACGACGATCACCGGTACCGGGTTCGCACCGAACGAGTCGGTCTCGGTCTCCATCCCCGGTGGCACACCGGTCGTCGTGACGGCGAACGGCGACGGCGGCTTCACCGCCGCCCTGCCGATCCCGTCGGGCACCACCGCAGGGGAGCTCATCGTCACGGCGACCGGTGCCCTCTCGGCGACGGACGCGACGACCACCGTCACGGTGCTCGCCTACGAGACGGCGATCGCCCTCGATCCCGCGACCATCGCGCCGGGTGGCAGCACGACCGTCACCGGTGCGGGCTTCGCCCCGAACGAGAGCGTGAGTGTCACGGTCCCGGGCATCGTCGACCCGTTCCCGACCACGGCGAACGCCGACGGCGAGATCTCCGTGAGCGTCACGCTCCCCGCGGACTTCCCGATCGGTGACGTCACGGTCACCGCCACCGGTACCGTCTCGGCGACCCCCGCCGCTGCGACGCTCACCGTCGAGGCCACGACCTACGTCACCGCCATCACCGCCGACCCGACCACCGTCGTCGCGGGTGCCAGCACCCTCGTCACCGGCACCGGCTTCGCACCGACCGAGAGCGTCACGGTCTCGATCCCCGGCGCCGACCCGGTGACCACCACGGCGACGGCGACCGGCACCATCTCCGTGTCGCTGCCCGTGCCGGCCGACTACGCCGAGGGAACGGTCGTCGTGACCGCGCTCGGTGCGACGTCCGACACCCCTGCGACGACGAACCTCACGGTCGACGTGGTCTACACGCCGACGATCACTGCCGACCCGGCGACGGTCCCCGGCGGCACCTCGACGGAGATCTCGGGTAGCGGCTTCGCTCCGACCGAGAGCGTCACGGTCACCTTCCCCGGCCTCGCGCCGGTGACGGTCACCTCGAACGCCGACGGTGAGATCACCACGACGTTCGCCGTCCCGCAGGGCTTCGCGACCGGTCCGGTCACGGTCACCGCACTCGGCGTCGTCTCGGCGACCGAGGCGACCACCACCGTCACGGTCGAGGCCACGGTCTACGACACGGCGATCACCCTCACACCGGACACGGTGAACCCGGGCCAGACCACCACGGTCACCGGTACCGGCTTCCAGCCGAACGAGTCGGTCAGCGTCTCGATCCCCGGCGGCGACCCCGTCGTCGTGACGGCCGACGGCGACGGCGGCTTCACCGCGACCCTGCCGGTGCCGCCCGGAACGCCCGCCGGGCCGGTCACGGTGACCGCGGTCGGCGAGACCTCGGCGACGCCCGCCGAGGCGGAGCTCACGGTCGAGGCCTACGAGACGGCGATCACCGCCGACCCGAGCACGGTCGCGGCCGGCGGAGCGACGCTCGTCACGGGCACCGGTTTCGCGCCGAACGAGTCCGTCACGGTCACGGTGCCCGGTGGCGCCGCCGTCCCTGCGACCACGAACGGTGCCGGCGAGTTCTCGGTCGGGATCACGGTCCCGGCGAACGCGCCCGTCGGCCCGCTGGTCGTCACGGCGGAGGGAGCGGTGTCGCAGACGCCGGCCACCGCGACCGTCACTGTCACCGCCATCGTGTTCTCGCCCGTCATCACCGCCTCCCCGGACGCGCTGATCGCCGGCAACACGACGGTCATCACCGGATCGGGCTTCGCAGCCAACGAGACGGTCACGGTGTCGATCCCCGGCGCCCCAGTCGTCACGCAGGTGACGAACGTCGGCGGCGGCTTCACGGTGACCCTGCCGGTCCCCGACGGCTACGCGCTCGGCGACGTCACGGTGACGGCACTCGGTGCAGCATCGGACGAGCCGGCGACGACGATCATCGAGATCCTCGCGTACGACACGGCCATCACGGTCGACCCGTCCTCGGTGCTGCCGGGTGAGACGGTCACGGTCGACGGGACGGGCTTCGCCGGTGGCGAGACGGTCACGGTGTCCATCCCGGGCGCACCGTCCGTCACCGTGGTGACGAACCCTGACGGTTCCTTCACCGTGGACCTGCCGATCCCGGACGACTACACGCCCGGACCGGTCACGGTGACCGCCGAGGGCGATGTCTCCGAGACGCCGGCCGAGGCTGACGTCACCATCGAGGACGGAGCGGTCGACGTCGACACCGACGCAGCTGCGGTCGATGTGGATGCTGCTGCTGACGTGGACGCCGACGTGGACGTCGATGCCGCGGCTGATGTGGACGCTGATGTGGACGCTGCCGCCGACACCGACGCTGCAGCCGATGTGGATGCTGCGGCTGACACGGACGCTGCGACTGATGTGGACGCTGCCGCAGACGTGGACGCTGCGGCTGATGTGGACGCTGCGGCTGATGTGGATGCCGCAGCTGATGTGGATGCTGCCGCAGACGTGGACGCTGCGGCTGACACGGACGCTGCCGCAGACGTGGACGCTGCCGCCGACACCGACGCTGCGGCCGATGTGGATGCTGCTGCCGACACTGACGCTGCTGCCGACACCGATGCTGCCGCCGATGTGGATGCTGCGGCTGACGTGGACGCTGCTGCTGACACGGATGCTGCCGCCGACGTCGATGCTGCTGCTGATGTGGATGCTGCCGCGGACGCGGACGCGGACACCGATGCTGCGGCTGACGTGGATGCTGCTGCTGACGTCGATGCTGCTGCTGACGTCGATGCTGCTGCTGACACTGACGCTGCTGCCGACACGGATGCTGCTGCTGACGTCGATGCTGCGGCTGACACGGACGCTGCCGCCGACACGGACGCCGCTGCTGACACCGATGCCGCTGCTGATGTGGATGCTGCCGCCGATGTCGATGCTGCCGCTGATGTGGACGCCGCTGCCGACACCGATGCTGCCGCCGACACTGATGCTGCGGCCGATGTCGATGCTGCCGCTGATGTGGACGCCGCTGCCGACACCGATGCTGCCGCCGACACTGATGCTGCGGCCGATGTCGATGCTGCTGCGGACGTCGACGCTGTTGCTGACGTGGACGCTGCTGCCGACGTCGATGCTGCTGCCGACACGGATGCTGCGGCTGACACCGCCGCTGACGCTGACGGCACCGATGTCGACCTCAACGCTGACATCGACGCCGACACTGCGGCTGACGCCGACACTGCGGCTGACGCCGACACTGCGGCTGATGCCGACACCGCCGCTGACGCCGATGGCGACACCGACGCCGGCGACGAGCGTCAGGCGACAGTCAAGTACTCGACGATCGTCCGCGACACGGGTGTGATCCAGGAGGTCTACGCCACCGGCTTCGAGCCCGGCGAGACCATCTCGGCCACGGTCTTCTCGACCCCGTTCGCACTGACGCCCGTCATCGCTGACGCCTCCGGGAACGCCACGTTCACCTTCCCGATCGACTCGTCGCTCGAGCTGGGTGCCCACCGGGTGGAACTCTCCGGATCCGTGACCGGCGACCTGCCGCTCGATCGTGAGGCCACCGCCTTCACGGTCACCGCGGTGGCCGCCACCGCACCGGGGTCACGCCCCGGTCTGCCGAGCACCGGCTTCGACGGCCTGTGGCTCGGGGGGCTCGGCGCCATGATGCTCCTCCTTGGAGGCGCCTTCGTGGCCACGCGACGGGCGCGTATGGAGTGA
- a CDS encoding LuxR C-terminal-related transcriptional regulator, whose translation MNPGAHRFSGGARSAASPTRRSGEFRQSATRAPAQPSGRAAAIARMTALIANRTSTLLVGPHGYGKTFTADAIGRRMHEDGRPVIHVSGASRDASHTLSDWRTVPSGAVFIVDDGANLHPASLADIIELSRSREQVALVTLEQELAGLQGRGDESADRLLAVWRTGSLTRIDLPALDGFEASAMVDEAADDAVLDDMAKAVIVRLSNGSPRLVHELTKDALETGGEFYLPRSILSLGVAGVSPRVHDLTEPQLSRLEDEGRYALVMLAKLGPVPYSRAIRLLGEHQLHALLRLGLARHDGSGQDRIVADELHAWSALAEWRHSGRLHRHDRVQRTLISDLRGGARLTPNESFILGRYWLTAPHTELDEGFESLTMARTFLEAAHVANVSGLAEDGRLLAERAYTWRPSVAAALQWSRSLAMLGDGDGAQRVLEVDPAADSDEDMQAEVVSWRATLDRWSERTCAQELTEQEEHSRLLSQRILMVETWRDQDRQEPTEGDAVFWKVLRDVDAAQSSRLYAAAALVTRLGLRLPPSELRELLQLGDAVYRSVPYSAARPLSHALRDASAMYVLSAGTIRLLTGLSWAGFARYIDEFVARAERGTGRLATTDQCIVGILGAQLAFFDGRPDRTVADLRVVERLLDSTVPPEVHTQTALLLVGALAQTGELEEATERRAAEDERLIAASTVLSYLADIADFGLLMAGGRVMDARDHLRRLAQDIRKPLTQRIYSASLAAAAGADLSETLSWVVDARSQELTPLQASLMLLLEAGAAGDASRAEEAACSLEEVGARHRAIGAHLLAERLHEAQGRLQHARRCAERAAELVGPTPGAAADTEARWTSVVSPSPVFATYRPETTEETAPVERTVPVEPPSTHAPLAYLSRGQTDTGQETAGADLSALTRRELEVALLIAQGLSNQEIATRLFLSVRTVESHVLQARTKLGAGRRRDLGRLVAQSSQRQA comes from the coding sequence ATGAACCCGGGTGCGCATCGGTTCAGTGGCGGCGCGCGGTCCGCCGCGTCGCCCACCCGTCGCTCCGGCGAGTTCCGCCAATCCGCCACCCGCGCTCCCGCCCAACCGAGCGGTCGAGCGGCCGCGATCGCCCGGATGACGGCGCTCATCGCGAACCGGACCAGCACGCTCCTCGTCGGACCACACGGCTACGGCAAGACCTTCACCGCGGACGCGATCGGACGTCGGATGCACGAGGACGGACGCCCGGTCATCCACGTGTCGGGTGCGTCACGGGACGCCTCGCACACGCTGAGCGACTGGCGCACGGTACCGAGCGGTGCCGTCTTCATCGTCGACGACGGGGCGAACCTCCACCCGGCGAGCCTCGCCGACATCATCGAACTCTCGCGGTCGCGTGAGCAGGTCGCCCTGGTGACGCTGGAGCAGGAGCTCGCCGGACTGCAGGGGCGCGGCGACGAGTCCGCCGATCGGCTCCTCGCCGTCTGGCGGACCGGGTCGCTCACACGGATCGACCTCCCGGCGCTCGACGGGTTCGAAGCCTCGGCGATGGTGGACGAAGCCGCCGACGACGCGGTCCTCGACGACATGGCCAAGGCCGTCATCGTGCGGTTGAGCAACGGCTCGCCACGGCTCGTGCATGAGCTCACGAAGGACGCGCTCGAGACGGGTGGGGAGTTCTACCTGCCGCGCAGCATCCTCTCGCTCGGGGTCGCGGGGGTCTCACCGCGAGTGCACGACCTCACGGAACCCCAGCTCTCCCGGCTCGAGGACGAGGGCCGGTACGCCTTGGTCATGTTGGCGAAGCTCGGCCCGGTCCCCTACTCGCGCGCGATCCGCCTGCTCGGCGAGCACCAGTTGCACGCGCTCCTCCGGCTCGGACTCGCGCGGCACGACGGCTCAGGCCAGGACCGCATCGTCGCCGACGAACTGCACGCGTGGTCGGCACTCGCGGAGTGGCGCCACAGCGGACGACTGCACCGCCACGACCGCGTCCAGCGGACGCTCATCTCGGACCTGCGTGGCGGTGCCCGTCTCACGCCGAACGAGTCCTTCATCCTCGGCCGGTACTGGCTGACGGCTCCGCACACCGAGCTGGACGAGGGGTTCGAGTCCCTCACGATGGCCCGCACCTTCCTCGAGGCGGCGCACGTCGCGAACGTCTCCGGCCTCGCCGAGGACGGTCGTCTGCTCGCCGAACGCGCGTACACCTGGCGCCCGTCCGTGGCAGCGGCGCTCCAGTGGTCACGGTCGCTCGCCATGCTGGGCGACGGTGACGGGGCTCAGCGGGTCCTCGAGGTCGATCCCGCGGCCGATTCCGACGAGGACATGCAGGCGGAGGTCGTGAGTTGGCGGGCGACCCTCGATCGCTGGTCCGAACGCACCTGCGCGCAGGAGCTGACGGAGCAGGAGGAGCACAGCCGCCTGCTGTCCCAGCGCATCCTGATGGTCGAGACCTGGCGCGACCAGGATCGGCAGGAGCCGACCGAAGGCGATGCCGTCTTCTGGAAGGTCCTGCGCGACGTCGACGCCGCGCAGTCCTCGCGACTCTATGCCGCCGCTGCGCTCGTGACCAGGCTCGGCCTCAGGCTGCCACCGTCCGAGCTGCGGGAGCTGCTCCAGCTGGGTGACGCCGTCTACCGGTCGGTGCCCTACAGCGCAGCGCGGCCGTTGTCGCACGCCCTGCGCGACGCGAGCGCCATGTACGTCCTGTCGGCCGGCACCATCCGCCTGCTCACCGGACTCTCCTGGGCCGGCTTCGCGCGCTACATCGACGAGTTCGTCGCTCGTGCCGAGCGCGGGACCGGGCGCCTGGCGACGACGGACCAGTGCATCGTCGGGATCCTCGGAGCCCAGTTGGCGTTCTTCGACGGCCGCCCGGACCGAACCGTGGCCGACCTCCGGGTCGTCGAACGGCTCCTCGACTCGACCGTTCCGCCCGAGGTGCACACGCAGACCGCGCTCCTCCTCGTCGGTGCTCTCGCTCAGACCGGCGAGCTCGAGGAGGCGACGGAACGGCGAGCTGCCGAGGACGAACGCCTCATCGCCGCCTCCACGGTCCTCTCCTACCTGGCGGACATCGCCGACTTCGGTCTGCTGATGGCCGGCGGTCGCGTCATGGACGCCCGGGATCACCTGCGTCGGCTCGCGCAGGACATCCGGAAGCCGCTGACCCAGCGGATCTACTCCGCGAGCCTGGCCGCCGCGGCCGGCGCCGACCTGTCCGAGACCCTGTCCTGGGTCGTGGACGCTCGATCGCAGGAGCTCACGCCCCTGCAGGCGTCGCTCATGCTGCTCCTCGAGGCCGGCGCCGCCGGCGACGCGAGCCGCGCCGAGGAGGCCGCCTGTTCGCTCGAGGAGGTCGGAGCGCGGCATCGGGCGATCGGGGCCCATCTGCTCGCAGAACGACTCCACGAGGCCCAGGGGCGACTGCAGCACGCCCGCCGTTGCGCGGAGCGGGCCGCAGAACTCGTGGGTCCCACGCCAGGCGCCGCTGCGGATACGGAGGCCCGATGGACCTCGGTCGTGTCTCCGTCGCCCGTGTTCGCCACCTACCGGCCGGAGACGACCGAGGAGACCGCGCCGGTCGAGCGCACCGTCCCCGTGGAGCCGCCCTCGACACACGCTCCGCTGGCCTACCTCTCCCGCGGGCAGACGGACACCGGCCAGGAGACCGCCGGGGCCGACTTGAGCGCGCTCACCCGGCGGGAGCTGGAGGTCGCCCTGCTCATCGCGCAAGGACTGAGCAACCAGGAGATCGCGACGCGGCTCTTCCTCAGTGTCCGCACCGTCGAGTCGCACGTGCTCCAAGCGCGGACGAAGCTGGGCGCGGGGAGACGGCGCGACCTCGGCCGCCTCGTCGCGCAGTCCTCTCAGCGTCAGGCCTGA